The nucleotide window GCGGGTGAATCTGCTGCGGGTGGATGAGGTGGATCTTGAGCTCGCCGTCGCTGTAGCCCTTGCCGACGTGGCGGCAGCCGGCGACGTCGCCGGGCGCGACCGTTACCCACTGCGTCGCGCGCTCGACCTCCGTCACGATCGGCTCGCGCGTCTCCTCGATGCGATCGATCTCCCAGCCCAGCGCCTTGGCGATCAGCATGATCGACTCCGGGAAGCCGATGTGGCCGACGATCGTGCCGTCGGCGACGCCCTTCTCGAACTCGGCCACGGTGGTGCCCACACCCTGACCCTTCATCACCGTAGGGCCGAACGGCGAGAGGTCGTTGACGCGCGACGCCTCGACGTGGTCGACGCGCAGGCAGACCGAGCTCCACATCACGATCAGGGCGTCGAGGATGAAGCCGGGGTTGATGCCGGTACCGAGGACGGTGACGTTGTGCTCCTTGGCCAAGCGATCGAACAGATCGGCGCGTTCGGGATCGCTGGCCCATGGGTAGGCGAGCTTCTCGGCGATGCAGATCACGTTGCAGCCGGCCTTGATCGCCGGGACGATCTGCGGCTCCACCTCATGCAAATTGCTCTGCGTGTTGACGCAGACCACATCCGGCCTCTGCGCGAGGACCGACTCGAAGTCGGTGGTCATGCGCACGTCGCAGGGTCGCTCGAGCAGTTCGCCGACGGTCATCCCCTCTTTGGCGGGATTGGTGACGATGACGCCGCACAGATCGATCTGATTCGGCCGGTCGAGCATGTACCGCAAGAGACCCTGACCCATCATGCCGGTGCCCCACTCCGCTACCTTGATCATGACGCTCGCCTCCTCAGCTCCGGGCTTCGGCCGCTTCAGCCGCCTGCGCTCTCCTTGCATAGAACCTATGCAAGTATAGCGTGCCGGCAGGGATGACACGAGGAGGTCTACGGCGCGGAGTGGCGCGGCGGACCAAGGGCGCGGTGACTGAGATGGCCCGCGCCCACCGAGCTCGCCGCGCTCGCAGAGCGCCGGCGCTAGCGCACCGTGAGGCTGCGGGCGCTGCTCATCGTCGCCGCGTTCGACGCATCGGCGGCGTGGTAGGCGCGCAGGCGCCAGCTCCCGCTCGCCGGCAGGCTGAGCGTGGCCGAGTAGCGCGAGACGCCGCCGCCCGCCTCACTCACCTTGGCGGCAACCGACCGGCGGAGCTTCCACGTACCGTTCTGCCGTCGGTAACAGCGCACCACGACCGGCTTGGTGCCCGGCGTATGCCGCGGCTCCAGCGTGCCGGTCACGCGGAAGCGCTGCTTAACGGCGACCCGCGCCGGCGAAGACGGCGTGCTCATGCGCACGCGCGGTTTGACCGTGCGCGCCGTGCTCGTCGCCGGCGCGAGATCGCCGGCGCCGGCGAAGACGGCACGGTAGTACGTGAGCCGCTTGGGCGCGGCGACGGTGACGTAGGAGCCGTCGTCCGCCGTCGCGACCGTCGCTGTGGCCTTCCAGCGCAGGCCGTCACGCGAGGACTGAATGAGCACCTGGCAAGCACCGAGAGGGGCGCCCTCCGGCGTCTTCAGGGTGCCCGTGATCTTCGCTGCGGCATAGGCGGACGGCGAGCGCGCCGAGAGGCTCACGATACTCGCCTGCAACGCGCGTACGGTGATGCTCGTGACCGCCGTGCGCCCCGCATCGTCAACCACAGCGAGCGTGGCATGGTACGAGCCGGGGGCGCTATACGTGTGGGTGGCGGCAACACCTTCGGCAACCTCGCCGTCACCGAAATCCCAGGCGTAGCGCACAATGTTCCCGGCCAAGTCGCTGGAGCTGCTGCCGTCGTAGACCACCGTCAGCGGCGCCACCCCGCTGCTCGGCTCGGCGATCGCCTGCGCGACCGGCAGCAGCGCCTCGCCGCTCGGATCGACGACACTCGCCGACAAGACGTAGCGGCCCAGCGAACCGTAGTCGGTGTACCCCGTGACGAGCGGGTCTCCGGAGCCCACGCCTTGCACACGCACGAAGTACACGCCGGCGGCCGGCAGGACGAGGGAGAGCGAGGCGTCGAGCGTCTGGCTCGGCTCGCTCACGGCGAGCAGGCGGCCGTCGCCGGAGAGCACTTCCAGCCGCGTGTCGAGGTCCGGACCGCGTTCCGCCGGCCGCACCGAGAACGACGCTTGGCCGGCACTCGCCGTGAGGCG belongs to Thermoleophilia bacterium and includes:
- the ord gene encoding 2,4-diaminopentanoate dehydrogenase, with the protein product MIKVAEWGTGMMGQGLLRYMLDRPNQIDLCGVIVTNPAKEGMTVGELLERPCDVRMTTDFESVLAQRPDVVCVNTQSNLHEVEPQIVPAIKAGCNVICIAEKLAYPWASDPERADLFDRLAKEHNVTVLGTGINPGFILDALIVMWSSVCLRVDHVEASRVNDLSPFGPTVMKGQGVGTTVAEFEKGVADGTIVGHIGFPESIMLIAKALGWEIDRIEETREPIVTEVERATQWVTVAPGDVAGCRHVGKGYSDGELKIHLIHPQQIHPQLAGQDTGDYIKIFGDPNVNMANTPEIPGGKGTYASAGNYIPLMQNAPSGMKTVIDLPLPRFWAPVA
- a CDS encoding PKD domain-containing protein, with product MKRENDRGRAAWRRIAALALLAVAGWAAAPQVAAAATSQPEARAGLQRGARAIDRLGARLPQVARAYGLSAADLEHRLRADRSLAVDADGRLLYTCAAATAKQAGAAGEAVAESTAPLPLADTFTLHSLPGAARTLYLDFTGDTLVGSAWNEYTHTQILVCPPWDTDGDPATFGDDERAAIQHVWQRVAEDYAPFAIDVTTQEPSSDVLARSSVDDASYGARVLITPLAVQFGEYGGIAYMGVFDRVDPQATYMPALVFPEQLGDLEKNIAEVAAHEVGHTLGLAHDGVAGGSAYYSGHGDGETGWAPIMGAGYDKNLTQWSKGEYLHADNTEDDLALMQAHGLALRHDDHGNTRSTATVLPEGSVLAVEGVIGDAADVDAFRLTASAGQASFSVRPAERGPDLDTRLEVLSGDGRLLAVSEPSQTLDASLSLVLPAAGVYFVRVQGVGSGDPLVTGYTDYGSLGRYVLSASVVDPSGEALLPVAQAIAEPSSGVAPLTVVYDGSSSSDLAGNIVRYAWDFGDGEVAEGVAATHTYSAPGSYHATLAVVDDAGRTAVTSITVRALQASIVSLSARSPSAYAAAKITGTLKTPEGAPLGACQVLIQSSRDGLRWKATATVATADDGSYVTVAAPKRLTYYRAVFAGAGDLAPATSTARTVKPRVRMSTPSSPARVAVKQRFRVTGTLEPRHTPGTKPVVVRCYRRQNGTWKLRRSVAAKVSEAGGGVSRYSATLSLPASGSWRLRAYHAADASNAATMSSARSLTVR